In one window of Escherichia coli DSM 30083 = JCM 1649 = ATCC 11775 DNA:
- the manD gene encoding D-mannonate dehydratase ManD produces MKIIAVDVFVTCPGRNFVTLKITTESGLCGLGDATLNGRELSVASYLKDHLCPQLIGRDASRIEDIWQFFYKGAYWRRGPVTMSAISAIDMALWDIKAKAANMPLYQLLGGASREGVMVYCHTTGRTIDEVLEDYAKHQQMGFKAIRVQCGVPGMQTTYGLAKGKGLAYEPATKGLWPEEQLWSSEKYLDFTPKLFEAVRNKFGFNEHLLHDMHHRLTPIEAARFGRSIEDYRLFWMEDPTPAENQECFRLIRQHTVTPIAVGEVFNSIWDCKQLIEEQLIDYIRTTITHAGGITGMRRIVDFASLYQVRTGSHGPSDLSPVCHAAALHFDLWVPNFGVQEYMGYSEQMFEVFPHSWRFDEGYMHPGDEPGLGISFDEKLAAKYPYDPAYLPVARLEDGTLWNW; encoded by the coding sequence ATGAAAATTATTGCTGTGGATGTTTTTGTTACTTGTCCCGGGCGTAATTTCGTTACGCTTAAAATAACCACTGAAAGCGGACTTTGTGGATTAGGAGATGCCACGTTAAATGGTCGCGAATTGTCGGTCGCTTCTTATCTGAAAGATCATCTTTGTCCTCAATTAATTGGCCGCGATGCCAGCCGTATCGAAGATATCTGGCAATTCTTTTATAAAGGAGCTTACTGGCGACGTGGTCCCGTCACGATGTCGGCCATTTCTGCCATTGATATGGCGTTGTGGGATATCAAAGCTAAAGCGGCAAATATGCCATTGTATCAACTGCTTGGTGGCGCTTCTCGTGAAGGCGTGATGGTTTATTGCCACACCACCGGGCGGACGATTGATGAAGTCCTTGAAGACTATGCAAAGCACCAGCAGATGGGCTTTAAGGCGATTCGTGTGCAGTGTGGTGTACCGGGTATGCAAACCACCTATGGTCTGGCGAAGGGCAAAGGACTGGCGTATGAACCAGCAACCAAAGGCCTGTGGCCAGAAGAGCAGTTGTGGTCTTCAGAAAAGTATCTCGATTTTACGCCGAAGTTATTTGAAGCGGTGCGTAATAAGTTCGGTTTTAACGAACATCTGTTGCATGACATGCACCATCGCCTGACCCCCATCGAAGCGGCGCGCTTTGGGAGGAGCATTGAGGATTACCGCCTGTTCTGGATGGAAGATCCGACGCCTGCCGAGAACCAGGAATGTTTTCGTCTGATTCGCCAGCATACCGTGACGCCGATTGCGGTCGGTGAAGTGTTTAACAGTATCTGGGACTGCAAACAGTTAATCGAAGAGCAGCTGATTGACTATATTCGCACGACGATTACCCATGCAGGCGGCATTACCGGGATGCGACGGATTGTCGATTTTGCATCGCTTTATCAGGTACGTACCGGTTCGCATGGCCCTTCAGATTTATCGCCTGTTTGTCATGCGGCGGCGCTGCATTTTGACCTCTGGGTGCCAAACTTTGGCGTTCAGGAGTACATGGGCTATTCCGAACAAATGTTTGAAGTCTTCCCGCACAGCTGGCGCTTCGATGAAGGTTATATGCACCCAGGCGATGAACCGGGGCTGGGTATTTCTTTCGATGAGAAACTGGCGGCGAAATATCCGTATGACCCGGCGTATCTCCCCGTCGCACGACTGGAAGATGGCACATTGTGGAACTGGTAA
- the argH gene encoding argininosuccinate lyase, with protein sequence MALWGGRFTQAADQRFKQFNDSLRFDYRLAEQDIVGSVAWSKALVTVGVLTAEEQAQLEEALNVLLEDVRARPQQILESDAEDIHSWVEGKLIDKVGQLGKKLHTGRSRNDQVATDLKLWCKDTVSELLTANRQLQSALVETAQNNQDAVMPGYTHLQRAQPVTFAHWCLAYVEMLARDESRLQDALKRLDVSPLGCGALAGTAYEIDREQLAGWLGFASATRNSLDSVSDRDHVLELLSAAAIGMVHLSRFAEDLIFFNTGEAGFVELSDRVTSGSSLMPQKKNPDALELIRGKCGRVQGALTGMMMTLKGLPLAYNKDMQEDKEGLFDALDTWLDCLHMAALVLDGIQVKRPRCQEAAQQGYANATELADYLVAKGVPFREAHHIVGEAVVEAIRQGKALEDLPLSELQKFSQVIGEDVYPILSLQSCLDKRAAKGGVSPQQVAQAIAFAQARLG encoded by the coding sequence ATGGCACTTTGGGGCGGGCGTTTTACCCAGGCAGCAGATCAACGGTTCAAACAATTCAACGACTCACTGCGCTTTGATTACCGTCTGGCGGAGCAGGATATTGTTGGCTCTGTGGCCTGGTCCAAAGCCCTGGTAACGGTCGGCGTGTTAACCGCAGAAGAGCAGGCGCAACTGGAAGAGGCGCTGAACGTGCTGCTGGAGGATGTTCGCGCCAGGCCACAACAAATCCTTGAAAGCGACGCCGAAGATATCCATAGCTGGGTGGAAGGCAAACTGATCGACAAAGTGGGTCAGTTAGGCAAAAAACTGCATACCGGGCGTAGCCGTAATGATCAGGTAGCAACTGACCTGAAACTGTGGTGCAAAGATACCGTTAGCGAGTTGCTGACGGCTAACCGGCAGTTACAATCCGCTCTGGTCGAGACCGCGCAGAACAATCAGGACGCGGTGATGCCGGGTTACACTCACCTGCAACGCGCCCAGCCGGTGACGTTCGCTCACTGGTGCCTGGCCTACGTTGAGATGCTGGCGCGTGATGAAAGCCGTTTGCAGGACGCGCTTAAGCGTCTGGATGTCAGCCCGCTAGGCTGTGGCGCACTGGCAGGAACGGCCTATGAAATCGATCGTGAACAGTTAGCAGGCTGGCTGGGCTTTGCTTCAGCGACCCGTAACAGTCTCGACAGCGTTTCTGACCGTGATCATGTGCTGGAACTGCTTTCTGCTGCCGCTATCGGCATGGTGCATCTGTCGCGTTTTGCTGAAGATCTGATTTTCTTTAACACCGGCGAAGCGGGGTTTGTGGAGCTTTCGGACCGCGTGACTTCCGGTTCATCATTAATGCCGCAGAAGAAAAACCCGGATGCGCTGGAGCTGATTCGCGGTAAATGCGGTCGGGTGCAGGGGGCGTTAACCGGCATGATGATGACGCTGAAAGGTTTGCCGCTGGCTTACAACAAAGATATGCAGGAAGACAAAGAAGGTCTGTTCGACGCGCTCGATACCTGGCTGGACTGCCTGCATATGGCGGCGCTGGTGCTGGACGGCATTCAGGTGAAACGTCCGCGTTGCCAGGAAGCGGCGCAGCAGGGTTACGCCAACGCTACTGAACTGGCGGATTATCTGGTGGCGAAAGGCGTACCGTTCCGCGAGGCGCACCATATTGTGGGTGAAGCTGTGGTGGAAGCCATTCGTCAGGGCAAAGCGTTGGAAGATCTGCCGCTCAGTGAGTTGCAGAAATTCAGCCAGGTGATTGGCGAAGATGTCTATCCGATTCTGTCGCTGCAATCGTGCCTCGACAAGCGTGCAGCAAAAGGCGGTGTCTCACCGCAACAGGTGGCGCAGGCGATTGCTTTTGCGCAGGCGCGGTTGGGGTAA
- the argB gene encoding acetylglutamate kinase, with protein MMNPLIIKLGGVLLDSEEALERLFSALVNYRESHQRPLVIVHGGGCVVDELMKGLNLPVKKKNGLRVTPADQIDIITGALAGTANKTLLAWAKKHQIAAVGLFLGDGDSVKVTQLDEELGHVGLAQPGSPKLINSLLENGYLPVVSSIGVTDEGQLMNVNADQAATALAATLGADLILLSDVSGILDGKGQRIAEMTAAKAEQLIEQGIITDGMIVKVNAALDAARTLGRPVDIASWRHAEQLPALFNGMPMGTRILA; from the coding sequence ATGATGAATCCATTAATTATCAAACTGGGTGGCGTACTGCTGGATAGTGAAGAGGCGCTGGAACGTCTGTTTAGCGCACTGGTGAATTATCGCGAGTCACATCAGCGTCCGCTGGTGATTGTGCACGGCGGCGGTTGCGTGGTGGATGAGCTGATGAAAGGGCTGAATCTGCCGGTGAAAAAGAAAAATGGCCTGCGGGTGACGCCTGCGGATCAGATAGACATTATCACCGGAGCACTGGCGGGAACGGCAAATAAAACCCTGCTGGCATGGGCGAAGAAGCATCAGATTGCGGCCGTAGGTTTGTTTCTCGGTGACGGCGACAGCGTCAAAGTGACCCAGCTTGATGAAGAGTTAGGCCATGTTGGACTGGCGCAGCCAGGTTCGCCTAAGCTTATCAACAGCTTGCTGGAGAACGGTTATCTGCCGGTGGTCAGCTCCATTGGCGTAACAGACGAAGGGCAACTGATGAACGTCAATGCCGACCAGGCGGCGACGGCGCTGGCGGCAACGCTGGGCGCGGATCTGATTTTGCTCTCTGACGTCAGCGGCATTCTCGACGGCAAAGGGCAACGTATTGCCGAAATGACCGCCGCGAAAGCAGAACAACTGATTGAGCAGGGCATTATTACTGACGGCATGATTGTGAAAGTGAACGCGGCGCTGGATGCTGCGCGCACGTTGGGCCGTCCGGTAGATATCGCCTCCTGGCGTCATGCGGAACAGCTTCCGGCACTGTTTAACGGTATGCCGATGGGTACGCGGATTTTAGCTTAA
- the argC gene encoding N-acetyl-gamma-glutamyl-phosphate reductase — MLNTLIVGASGYAGAELVTYVNRHPHMNITALTVSAQSNDAGKLISDLHPQLKGIVDLPLQPMSDISEFSPGVDVVFLATAHEVSHDLAPQFLEAGCVVFDLSGAFRVNDVAFYEKYYGFTHQYPELLEQAAYGLAEWCGNKLKEANLIAVPGCYPTAAQLALKPLIDADLLDLNQWPVINATSGVSGAGRKAAISNSFCEVSLQPYGVFTHRHQPEIATHLGADVIFTPHLGNFPRGILETITCRLKPGVSQVQVAQALQQAYAHKPLMRLYDKGVPALKNVVGLPFCDIGFAVQGEHLIIVATEDNLLKGAAAQAVQCANIRFGYAETQSLI, encoded by the coding sequence ATGTTGAATACGCTGATTGTGGGTGCCAGCGGCTACGCTGGCGCAGAGCTAGTGACCTATGTAAATCGCCATCCGCATATGAACATAACCGCTTTGACTGTTTCAGCGCAAAGCAATGATGCGGGAAAGTTAATCTCCGATTTGCATCCGCAGCTAAAAGGCATCGTTGATCTGCCGTTGCAGCCGATGTCGGATATCAGCGAGTTTAGCCCAGGGGTGGACGTGGTGTTTCTCGCCACCGCCCATGAAGTCAGCCACGATTTAGCGCCGCAATTTCTTGAAGCAGGCTGTGTGGTGTTCGACCTTTCCGGCGCGTTTCGTGTTAACGATGTCGCCTTCTATGAAAAATATTACGGCTTTACCCATCAATACCCGGAACTGCTGGAACAGGCAGCCTACGGTCTGGCGGAGTGGTGCGGTAATAAATTAAAAGAAGCGAACTTGATTGCCGTGCCAGGCTGTTATCCGACGGCAGCACAGCTGGCGCTGAAACCGTTGATTGATGCCGATCTTCTTGACCTCAATCAGTGGCCGGTGATCAACGCCACCAGCGGCGTGAGCGGTGCAGGACGTAAGGCAGCGATTTCAAATAGTTTTTGTGAAGTTAGCCTGCAACCGTATGGCGTCTTTACCCATCGCCATCAACCAGAGATCGCCACACACCTCGGTGCTGACGTTATCTTCACCCCGCATCTGGGCAATTTCCCGCGCGGCATTCTCGAAACCATTACCTGCCGCCTGAAACCGGGTGTGAGCCAGGTGCAAGTGGCGCAAGCGTTACAGCAGGCGTATGCCCATAAACCACTGATGCGGCTGTATGACAAAGGCGTTCCGGCGCTGAAAAATGTCGTTGGACTGCCATTCTGCGATATCGGTTTTGCCGTTCAGGGCGAGCATCTGATTATTGTGGCGACCGAAGACAACTTACTGAAAGGCGCGGCGGCACAAGCGGTGCAGTGCGCCAATATTCGTTTCGGCTATGCGGAAACGCAGTCTCTTATTTAA
- the argE gene encoding acetylornithine deacetylase, translating to MKNKLPPFIEIYRALIATPSISATEEALDQSNADLITLLADWFKDLGFNVEVQPVPGTRNKFNMLASCGQGAGGLLLAGHTDTVPFDDGRWTRDPFTLTEHDGKLYGLGTADMKGFFAFILDALRDVDVTKLAKPLYILATADEETSMAGARYFAETTALRPDCAIIGEPTSLQPVRAHKGHISNAIRIQGQSGHSSDPARGVNAIELMHDAIGHILQLRDNLKERYHYDAFTVPYPTLNLGHIHGGDASNRICACCELHMDIRPLPGMTLNELNGLLNDALAPVSERWPGRLTVDELHPPIPGYECPPNHQLVEVVEKLLGAKTEVVNYCTEAPFIQTLCPTLVLGPGSINQAHQPDEYLETRFIKPTRELITQVIHHFCWH from the coding sequence ATGAAAAACAAATTACCGCCATTTATCGAGATTTACCGTGCTCTGATTGCCACACCTTCAATAAGCGCCACGGAAGAGGCACTCGATCAAAGCAATGCAGATTTAATCACTCTGCTGGCGGACTGGTTTAAGGATTTAGGCTTCAATGTGGAAGTACAGCCTGTGCCAGGAACTCGCAACAAATTTAATATGCTGGCCAGTTGCGGACAGGGGGCTGGCGGTTTGTTGCTGGCGGGGCATACCGATACGGTGCCATTTGATGACGGACGCTGGACGCGCGATCCATTTACGTTGACGGAGCATGACGGCAAGCTTTACGGCTTAGGCACCGCCGACATGAAAGGCTTTTTTGCGTTTATCCTTGATGCGCTACGCGATGTCGACGTCACGAAGCTTGCAAAACCGCTCTACATTCTGGCGACTGCCGATGAAGAAACCAGTATGGCCGGAGCGCGTTATTTTGCCGAAACTACCGCCCTGCGCCCGGATTGCGCCATCATTGGCGAGCCAACGTCGCTGCAACCGGTACGCGCGCATAAAGGTCATATCTCTAACGCCATCCGTATTCAGGGCCAGTCGGGCCACTCCAGCGATCCAGCACGCGGAGTTAACGCTATCGAACTGATGCACGACGCCATCGGGCATATTTTGCAATTGCGCGATAACCTGAAAGAACGTTATCACTACGACGCGTTTACCGTGCCATACCCTACGCTCAACCTCGGGCATATCCACGGCGGCGATGCATCTAACCGTATTTGCGCTTGTTGTGAGTTGCATATGGATATTCGTCCGCTGCCAGGCATGACACTCAATGAACTTAACGGTTTGCTCAACGATGCATTGGCTCCAGTGAGCGAACGCTGGCCGGGTCGTCTGACGGTCGACGAGCTGCATCCGCCGATCCCTGGCTATGAATGCCCACCGAATCATCAACTGGTTGAAGTGGTTGAGAAATTGCTCGGAGCAAAGACCGAAGTGGTGAATTACTGTACCGAAGCGCCGTTTATTCAAACGTTATGCCCGACGCTGGTTCTGGGGCCTGGCTCAATTAATCAGGCTCATCAGCCTGATGAATATCTGGAGACGAGGTTTATCAAGCCCACCCGCGAACTGATCACCCAGGTGATTCACCATTTTTGCTGGCATTAA
- the ppc gene encoding phosphoenolpyruvate carboxylase — MNEQYSALRSNVSMLGKVLGETIKDALGEHILERVETIRKLSKSSRAGNDANRQELLTTLQNLSNDELLPVARAFSQFLNLANTAEQYHSISPKGEAASNPEVIARTLRKLKNQPELSEDTIKKAVESLSLELVLTAHPTEITRRTLIHKMVEVNACLKQLDNKDIADYEHNQLMRRLRQLIAQSWHTDEIRKLRPSPVDEAKWGFAVVENSLWQGVPNYLRELNEQLEENLGYKLPVEFVPVRFTSWMGGDRDGNPNVTADITRHVLLLSRWKATDLFLKDIQVLVSELSMVEATPELLALVGEEGAAEPYRYLMKNLRSRLMATQAWLEARLKGEELPKPEGLLTQNEELWEPLYACYQSLQACGMGIIANGDLLDTLRRVKCFGVPLVRIDIRQESTRHTEALGELTRYLGIGDYESWSEADKQAFLIRELNSKRPLLPRNWQPSAETREVLDTCQVIAEAPQGSIAAYVISMAKTPSDVLAVHLLLKEAGIGFAMPVAPLFETLDDLNNANDVMTQLLNIDWYRGLIQGKQMVMIGYSDSAKDAGVMAASWAQYQAQDALIKTCEKAGIELTLFHGRGGSIGRGGAPAHAALLSQPPGSLKGGLRVTEQGEMIRFKYGLPEITVSSLSLYTGAILEANLLPPPEPKESWRRIMDELSVISCDVYRGYVRENKDFVPYFRSATPEQELGKLPLGSRPAKRRPTGGVESLRAIPWIFAWTQNRLMLPAWLGAGTALQKVVEDGKQNELEAMCRDWPFFSTRLGMLEMVFAKADLWLAEYYDQRLVDKALWPLGKELRNLQEEDIKVVLAIANDSHLMADLPWIAESIQLRNIYTDPLNVLQAELLHRSRQAEKEGQEPDPRVEQALMVTIAGIAAGMRNTG; from the coding sequence ATGAACGAACAATATTCCGCATTGCGTAGTAATGTCAGTATGCTCGGCAAAGTGCTGGGAGAAACCATCAAGGATGCGTTGGGAGAACACATTCTTGAACGCGTAGAAACTATCCGTAAGTTGTCCAAATCTTCACGCGCTGGCAATGATGCTAACCGCCAGGAGTTGCTCACCACCTTACAAAATTTGTCGAACGACGAGCTGCTGCCCGTTGCGCGTGCGTTTAGTCAGTTTCTGAACCTGGCCAACACCGCCGAGCAATACCACAGCATTTCGCCGAAAGGCGAAGCTGCCAGCAACCCGGAAGTGATCGCCCGCACCCTGCGCAAACTGAAAAACCAGCCGGAACTGAGCGAAGACACCATAAAAAAAGCAGTGGAATCGCTGTCGCTGGAACTGGTCCTCACGGCTCACCCAACCGAAATTACCCGTCGTACACTGATCCACAAAATGGTGGAAGTGAACGCCTGCTTAAAACAGCTCGATAACAAAGATATCGCCGACTACGAACATAACCAGCTGATGCGCCGCCTGCGCCAGTTGATCGCCCAGTCATGGCATACAGATGAAATCCGTAAGCTGCGTCCAAGCCCGGTAGATGAAGCCAAATGGGGCTTTGCCGTAGTAGAAAACAGCCTGTGGCAAGGCGTACCGAATTACCTGCGCGAACTGAACGAACAACTGGAAGAGAATCTCGGCTACAAACTGCCCGTCGAATTTGTTCCGGTCCGTTTTACCTCGTGGATGGGCGGTGACCGCGACGGCAACCCGAACGTCACTGCCGATATCACCCGCCACGTCCTGCTGCTCAGTCGCTGGAAAGCCACCGATCTGTTCCTGAAAGATATTCAGGTGCTGGTTTCTGAACTGTCGATGGTTGAAGCGACCCCTGAACTGCTGGCGCTGGTTGGCGAAGAAGGTGCCGCAGAACCGTATCGCTATCTGATGAAAAACCTGCGTTCTCGCCTGATGGCGACACAGGCATGGCTGGAAGCGCGCCTGAAAGGCGAAGAACTGCCAAAACCAGAAGGCCTGCTGACACAAAACGAAGAACTGTGGGAACCGCTCTACGCTTGCTACCAGTCACTTCAGGCGTGTGGCATGGGTATTATCGCCAACGGCGATCTGCTCGACACCCTGCGCCGCGTGAAATGTTTCGGCGTACCGCTGGTGCGTATTGATATCCGTCAGGAGAGCACCCGCCATACCGAAGCGCTGGGCGAGCTGACCCGCTACCTCGGTATCGGCGACTACGAGAGCTGGTCAGAAGCCGACAAACAGGCGTTCCTGATCCGCGAACTGAACTCCAAACGTCCGCTTCTACCGCGCAACTGGCAACCAAGCGCCGAAACGCGCGAAGTGCTCGATACCTGCCAGGTGATTGCCGAAGCGCCGCAAGGCTCCATTGCCGCCTACGTGATCTCGATGGCGAAAACGCCGTCCGACGTGCTGGCTGTCCACCTGCTGCTGAAAGAAGCGGGTATCGGGTTTGCGATGCCGGTTGCTCCGCTGTTTGAAACCCTCGATGACCTGAACAACGCCAACGATGTCATGACCCAGCTGCTGAATATCGACTGGTATCGCGGCCTGATTCAGGGCAAACAGATGGTGATGATTGGCTATTCCGACTCAGCAAAAGATGCGGGCGTGATGGCAGCTTCCTGGGCGCAATATCAGGCACAGGATGCATTAATCAAAACCTGCGAAAAAGCGGGTATTGAGCTGACGTTGTTCCACGGTCGCGGCGGTTCCATTGGTCGCGGCGGCGCACCTGCCCATGCGGCGCTGCTGTCACAACCGCCAGGAAGCCTGAAAGGTGGCCTGCGCGTGACCGAACAGGGCGAGATGATCCGCTTTAAATATGGTCTGCCAGAAATCACCGTCAGCAGCCTGTCGCTGTACACCGGGGCGATTCTGGAAGCCAACCTGCTGCCACCGCCTGAGCCGAAAGAGAGCTGGCGTCGTATTATGGATGAACTGTCTGTTATCTCCTGCGATGTCTACCGCGGCTACGTACGTGAAAACAAAGATTTTGTGCCTTACTTCCGCTCCGCTACGCCGGAACAAGAATTGGGTAAACTGCCGTTGGGTTCACGTCCGGCGAAACGTCGCCCAACCGGCGGCGTCGAGTCACTGCGCGCTATTCCGTGGATTTTCGCCTGGACGCAAAACCGCCTGATGCTCCCCGCCTGGCTGGGTGCAGGTACGGCGCTGCAAAAAGTGGTCGAAGATGGCAAACAGAACGAGCTGGAAGCCATGTGCCGCGATTGGCCATTCTTCTCGACGCGTCTCGGCATGCTGGAGATGGTCTTCGCCAAAGCAGACCTGTGGCTGGCGGAATACTATGACCAACGCCTGGTAGACAAAGCACTGTGGCCGTTAGGTAAAGAGTTACGCAATCTGCAAGAAGAAGACATCAAAGTGGTGCTGGCGATTGCCAACGATTCTCACCTGATGGCCGATCTGCCGTGGATTGCAGAGTCTATTCAGCTACGGAATATTTACACCGACCCGCTGAACGTATTGCAGGCCGAGTTGCTGCACCGCTCCCGCCAGGCAGAAAAAGAAGGCCAGGAACCGGATCCTCGCGTCGAGCAGGCGTTAATGGTCACTATTGCCGGGATTGCGGCAGGTATGCGTAATACCGGCTAA
- the eptC gene encoding phosphoethanolamine transferase CptA yields the protein MHSTEVQAKPLFSWKALGWALLYFWFFSTLLQAIIYISGYSGTNGIRDSLLFSSLWLIPVFLFPKRIKIIAAVIGVVLWAASLAALCYYVIYGQEFSQSVLFVMFETNTNEASEYLSQYFSLKIVLIALAYTAVAVLLWTRLRPVYIPKPWRYVVSFALLYGLILHPIAMNTFIKNKPFEKTLDNLASRMEPAAPWQFLTGYYQYRQQLNSLTKLLNENNALPPLANFKDESGNEPRTLVLVIGESTQRGRMSLYGYPRETTPELDALHKTDPNLTVFNNVVTSRPYTIEILQQALTFANEKNPDLYLTQPSLMNMMKQAGYKTFWITNQQTMTARNTMLTVFSRQTDKQYYMNQQRTQSAREYDTNVLKPFQEVLKDPAPKKLIIVHLLGTHIKYKYRYPEDQGKFDGNTEHVPPGLNAEELESYNDYDNANLYNDHVVASLIKDFKATDPNGFLVYFSDHGEEVYDTPPHKTQGRNEDNPTRHMYTIPFLLWTSEKWQATHPRDFSQDVDRKYSLAELIHTWSDLAGLSYDGYDPTRSVVNPQFKETTRWIGNPYKKNALIDYDTLPYGDQVGNQ from the coding sequence ATGCATTCCACAGAAGTCCAGGCTAAACCCCTTTTTAGCTGGAAAGCCCTGGGTTGGGCACTGCTCTACTTTTGGTTTTTCTCTACTCTGCTACAGGCCATTATTTACATCAGTGGTTATAGTGGCACTAACGGCATTCGCGACTCGCTGTTATTCAGTTCGCTGTGGTTGATCCCGGTATTCCTCTTTCCGAAGCGGATTAAAATTATTGCCGCAGTGATCGGCGTGGTGCTATGGGCGGCCTCTCTGGCGGCGCTGTGCTATTACGTCATCTACGGTCAGGAGTTCTCGCAGAGCGTTCTGTTTGTGATGTTCGAAACCAACACCAACGAAGCCAGCGAGTATTTAAGCCAGTATTTCAGCCTGAAAATTGTGCTTATCGCGCTGGCCTATACGGCGGTGGCAGTTCTGCTGTGGACACGCCTGCGCCCGGTCTATATTCCAAAGCCGTGGCGTTATGTTGTCTCTTTTGCCCTGCTTTATGGCTTGATTCTGCATCCGATCGCCATGAATACGTTTATCAAGAACAAGCCGTTTGAGAAAACGTTGGATAACCTGGCATCGCGTATGGAGCCTGCCGCACCGTGGCAATTCCTGACCGGCTATTATCAGTATCGTCAGCAACTAAACTCGCTAACAAAGCTACTGAATGAAAATAATGCCTTGCCGCCGCTGGCTAATTTCAAAGATGAATCGGGTAACGAACCGCGCACCTTAGTGCTGGTAATTGGCGAATCGACCCAGCGTGGACGCATGAGTCTGTACGGTTATCCGCGTGAAACCACGCCGGAGCTGGATGCGCTGCATAAAACCGATCCGAATCTGACCGTGTTTAATAACGTGGTTACGTCTCGTCCGTACACCATTGAAATCCTGCAACAGGCGCTGACCTTTGCTAATGAAAAGAACCCGGATCTGTATCTGACGCAGCCGTCGCTGATGAACATGATGAAACAGGCGGGTTATAAAACCTTCTGGATCACCAACCAGCAGACGATGACCGCCCGCAATACCATGCTGACGGTATTTTCGCGCCAGACCGACAAGCAGTACTACATGAACCAGCAACGTACGCAGAGTGCGCGTGAATACGACACCAACGTGCTGAAGCCGTTCCAGGAAGTGCTGAAGGACCCTGCGCCGAAGAAACTGATCATCGTTCATCTGCTGGGTACGCATATCAAGTACAAGTACCGTTATCCGGAAGATCAGGGCAAATTTGACGGTAATACAGAGCATGTTCCACCGGGATTAAACGCAGAAGAGCTGGAGTCATATAATGATTATGACAATGCTAACCTGTACAACGATCACGTGGTTGCCAGCCTGATTAAAGACTTTAAAGCGACCGATCCGAACGGTTTCCTGGTTTATTTCTCTGACCACGGTGAAGAGGTTTACGACACGCCGCCGCACAAAACTCAGGGGCGTAATGAAGACAACCCGACGCGTCATATGTACACCATTCCGTTCCTGCTGTGGACGTCAGAAAAATGGCAAGCGACTCATCCGCGTGATTTCTCACAGGATGTTGATCGTAAATACAGCCTGGCGGAACTGATCCACACCTGGTCAGATTTGGCGGGCTTATCTTACGACGGTTACGATCCAACCCGTTCAGTGGTGAATCCGCAGTTCAAAGAAACTACCCGCTGGATTGGTAACCCGTATAAGAAAAACGCACTGATCGATTACGACACTCTGCCGTATGGCGATCAGGTGGGTAATCAGTAA